One stretch of Streptomyces sp. A2-16 DNA includes these proteins:
- a CDS encoding LPXTG cell wall anchor domain-containing protein, producing MRTLTRFGVLSAVASAAFLVAPVAHATAPGDNGTVKIHDATTGEELRKNEPHVCTFYLDAFGFDAVQEVDWHIEAWAPTADVKGETVKSGEITLDADGHGRTEDLSLPDGHYKLFWNFDGEKGAAKHKVFWTDCEDEQGGGGGTATPTTSATPTASATPGQSASPTTGPGAEPSESTEAGASASASSSASAQGSTGDLAETGNGAPVGLLSGLAAALVAAGGYLVVRRRRA from the coding sequence ATGCGCACCCTCACCCGCTTCGGCGTCCTGTCCGCTGTCGCCTCGGCGGCCTTCCTGGTCGCGCCGGTCGCCCACGCCACCGCTCCCGGTGACAACGGAACCGTGAAGATCCACGACGCCACCACCGGCGAAGAGCTCCGCAAGAACGAGCCGCACGTCTGCACCTTCTATCTGGACGCCTTCGGCTTCGACGCCGTCCAGGAGGTCGACTGGCACATCGAGGCCTGGGCCCCGACGGCCGACGTCAAGGGCGAGACCGTGAAGTCCGGCGAGATCACGCTGGACGCGGACGGCCACGGCCGCACCGAGGACCTGTCGCTGCCCGACGGGCACTACAAGCTGTTCTGGAACTTCGACGGCGAGAAGGGGGCCGCCAAGCACAAGGTGTTCTGGACGGACTGCGAGGACGAGCAGGGCGGTGGCGGCGGTACGGCCACGCCCACCACGTCGGCCACCCCCACCGCCTCGGCCACCCCCGGCCAGTCCGCCTCGCCCACCACCGGGCCCGGCGCCGAGCCCAGCGAGTCCACCGAGGCCGGCGCCTCCGCGTCGGCCTCCTCCTCCGCCTCCGCGCAGGGTTCCACCGGCGACCTCGCCGAGACCGGCAACGGCGCTCCCGTCGGCCTGCTCTCGGGGCTCGCCGCCGCGCTGGTGGCGGCGGGCGGTTACCTCGTGGTCAGGCGGCGCCGGGCCTGA